In a genomic window of Gossypium arboreum isolate Shixiya-1 chromosome 7, ASM2569848v2, whole genome shotgun sequence:
- the LOC108479441 gene encoding uncharacterized protein LOC108479441, which produces MDKRLKKLEQIQKDMQEQMQSQMQEQLAKIQQEMKEQMMESQREMMSQLSQLLMGRVDKGKGPMDNVGENNEDPQYPPGFTPTHVQTQPEINLQKPSVMIRLQQFQAGVSIPMNFQASSSYNPANNSNNPMVPDLDEVAKEERAKVELQKQLEERCKWLEEKVRPIEGVNRHPGIDAKDLSLVLDLVLPYKFKMPKCEKYNGTSCPKAHITMFCRTMTGYVHNDQLLIHCLQDSLVGVAAKWYNQLSRNRISSWRDLAQAFMKQYSHVTDITSDRITLQNMEKKPNESFKQYAQRWREMAIQVQPPLLEKETTMLFINTLKAPFITHMLGSATRSFADVVMIGEMIENAIRNGRIDARESAKRFVPQKKENEVNNANKGYSKSVTISQPKAVTAGQGSSRQESGTRQNNEKIQFTPIPMMYKELFQSLFDAHVVASFYLKPFQPPFPKWYDANAQCSIT; this is translated from the coding sequence ATGGACAAAAGACTGAAAAAGTTAGAGCAAAtacaaaaggatatgcaagaacaaatgcagtcacagatgcaagagcagctGGCTAAGATTCAACAAGAGATGAAAGAACAGATGATGGAGTCCCAAAGAGAGATGATGAGTCAGTTGTCCCAATTGCTGATGGGAAGAGTGGATAAAGGAAAAGGTCCTATGGATAATGTTGGGGAAAATAATGAAGACCCTCAGTATCCTCCTGGCTTCACTCCTACACATGTGCAGACACAACCTGAGATTAATTTGCAGAAACCATCTGTTATGATCAGGCTTCAACAGTTTCAGGCTGGAGTTTCAATACCAATGAACTTTCAAGCTAGTTCAAGCTATAATCCTGCTAACAACTCAAATAATCCAATGGTCCCTGATTTGGATGAAGTTGCAAAAGAGGAAAGAGCAAAGGTAGAGTTACAAAAGCAGCTAGAAGAACGGTGTAAATGGCTGGAGGAAAAGGTCAGACCAATAGAAGGTGTTAATAGACATCCGGGAATTGATGCAAAAGATCTAAGTTTGGTCCTAGACTTAGTACTTCCATATAAGTTCAAGATGCCAAAGTGTGAGAAATATAATGGAACGAGCTGTCCTAAAGCTCATATCACTATGTTTTGTAGAACAATGACTGGGTATGTTCACAATGATCAATTGTTGATTCATTGCTTACAAGACAGTTTGGTAGGAGTAGCtgctaaatggtacaatcagttgagtcgAAACAGAATTAGTTCATGGAGAGATTTAGCACAGGCGTTCATGAAGCAGTACAGTCATGTGACGGATATAACTTCTGATAGGATTACTCTgcagaatatggagaagaaaccaaatgAAAGTTTTAAGCAGTATGCACAGAGATGGAGGGAAATGGCTATTCAAGTTCAGCCGCCGCTCTTGGAGAAGGAAACTACAATGCTCTTTATTAACACCTTAAAAGCTCCATTCATAACTCACATGTTAGGGAGTGCCACGAGGAGTTTTGCGGATGTGGTCATGATAGGAGAAATGATCGAGAATGCTATAAGGAATGGAAGGATAGATGCAAGAGAAAGTGCTAAAAGGTTTGTTCcacagaaaaaggaaaatgagGTGAACAATGCAAACAAGGGATATTCAAAGTCTGTTACTATAAGTCAACCAAAAGCGGTAACTGCTGGTCAAGGTTCATCAAGGCAGGAATCTGGAACAAGGCAGAATAATGAGAAGATTCAATTTACACCAATTCCCATGATGTATAAAGAGTTATTTCAAAGTTTGTTCGATGCACATGTGGTGGCATCTTTTTATTTAAAGCCGTTCCAGCCTCCGTTCCCTAAATGGTACGATGCCAATGCTCAATGTAGTATCACGTAG